Proteins from a genomic interval of Dermacentor variabilis isolate Ectoservices chromosome 8, ASM5094787v1, whole genome shotgun sequence:
- the LOC142589523 gene encoding uncharacterized protein LOC142589523, protein MPKNQNTLACYLDKKTRTTQDVHFSAPSQLPKVTQTQATSETRLYHCSAAEIAFTSGFATAVSQHVGDNAYEIIGPDHESPQGANNISVAEVSPIPLGSYHDR, encoded by the exons atgccaaaaaatcaaaatacattggcatgttatttggacaagaaaacta ggacaacccaggacgtgcatttctcagcacccagtcaactgccaaaagtgactcaaacacaggccacca gtgaaactcggctgtaccactgcagtgctgcagaaattgccttcaccagcggctttgcaacagctgtttcgcagcatgtcg gagacaatgcctacgaaattattggccctgatcatgagagccctcaaggggcaaacaacatctctgttgcagaagtgagcccgataccacttggaagttaccatgacagatga